Proteins encoded together in one Catenulispora sp. EB89 window:
- a CDS encoding carboxymuconolactone decarboxylase family protein, whose protein sequence is MEARIQNPAVILDASGAVQQLYKAVNSGGVEPAILELVHLRASQINGCAPCVYSGMGNMRRMKESEERIGLVAAWHDAPFYTDEEKAALALAEAATRLADNPEGVSDAVWEGAAQFFDEKQLAAIVMMVALTNLFNRLNHVTRQVAGQAW, encoded by the coding sequence GTGGAAGCTCGTATCCAGAACCCCGCCGTGATCCTCGACGCCAGCGGCGCAGTCCAGCAGCTCTACAAGGCCGTGAACAGCGGCGGCGTGGAGCCGGCGATCCTGGAGCTGGTGCACCTGCGGGCCAGCCAGATCAACGGCTGCGCGCCGTGCGTGTACTCCGGGATGGGCAACATGCGGCGCATGAAGGAGTCCGAGGAGCGCATCGGCCTGGTGGCGGCGTGGCACGACGCGCCGTTCTACACCGACGAGGAGAAGGCGGCGCTGGCGCTCGCCGAGGCGGCGACGCGGCTGGCCGACAACCCCGAGGGCGTCAGCGACGCGGTGTGGGAGGGCGCGGCGCAGTTCTTCGACGAGAAGCAGCTGGCCGCGATCGTGATGATGGTCGCGCTGACGAACCTGTTCAACCGGCTCAACCACGTCACGCGGCAGGTCGCCGGGCAGGCCTGGTAG